The Arachis hypogaea cultivar Tifrunner chromosome 19, arahy.Tifrunner.gnm2.J5K5, whole genome shotgun sequence genome has a window encoding:
- the LOC112775305 gene encoding ribosomal RNA small subunit methyltransferase — protein sequence MAGGKVKKEKGKPQQHTPYQGGISFHKSKGQHILKNPLLVDAIVQKSGIKPTDVILEIGPGTGNLTKKLLEAGKKVIAVEIDPRMVLELQRRFQGTPYSNRLTVIQGDVLRTELPYFDICVANIPYQISSPLTFKLLSHQPAFRCAIIMFQREFAMRLVAQPGDKLYCRLTVNTQLHARIFHLLKVGKNNFRPPPKVDSSVVRIEPRKPRIEVNNKEWDGFLRICFNRKNKTLGATFRQKNVISLLEKNYKTVQALKLSQEGAVKDTGSQMDLSSFGDFDEDQGMDMDGGLDDDDGMEVEDGEAEGSQSEFKDKVLGVLKEGDFEEKRSSKLTLQEFLYLLSLFNKAGIHFS from the exons ATGGCGGGAGGGAAGGTGAAAAAGGAGAAGGGAAAGCCACAGCAGCACACACCTTACCAGGGTGGAATATCCTTTCACAAATCCAAGGGGCAGCACATCCTCAAGAACCCTCTCCTTGTCGATGCCATCGTCCAGAAATCTGGCATCAAACCCACTGACGTCATCCTCGAGATTGGTCCCGGTACCGGTAACCTCACCAAGAAGCTTCTAGAAGCCGGTAAGAAGGTCATCGCGGTCGAGATTGATCCCCGTATGGTTCTCGAGCTCCAGCGCCGTTTCCAGGGCACTCCTTATTCCAACCGCCTCACG GTTATACAAGGTGATGTGCTGAGGACAGAACTCCCGTATTTTGACATATGTGTGGCGAATATTCCGTATCAGATATCCTCGCCTCTCACTTTCAAATTACTCAGTCACCAGCCTGCATTTAGGTGTGCAATTATAATGTTCCAGAGAGAGTTTGCCATGAGACTGGTTGCTCAGCCCGGTGACAAACTCTATTGCCGTCTTACGGTGAACACACAACTCCATGCTCGAATCTTCCATCTCCTGAAAGTTGGAAAGAACAACTTTCGCCCTCCGCCTAAGGTTGATTCTTCTGTAGTACGAATAGAGCCAAGGAAGCCCAGGATTGAAGTTAACAATAAGGAGTGGGATGGCTTTTTGCGAATTTGCTTCAACAGAAAGAACAAAACCCTTGGTGCAACTTTCCGGCAAAAAAATGTCATATCTTTACTCGAAAAGAACTACAAGACCGTGCAGGCACTAAAACTTTCACAAGAGGGTGCAGTGAAGGACACAGGAAGTCAAATGGATTTATCTAGTTTCGGTGATTTTGATGAGGATCAAGGCATGGATATGGATGGTGGAttggatgatgatgatgggaTGGAAGTTGAGGATGGAGAAGCAGAAGGTTCGCAATCCGAATTCAAGGACAAGGTTTTGGGTGTTTTGAAGGAGGGAGATTTTGAAGAGAAGAGGTCATCCAAGCTGACCCTGCAGGAATTCCTTTACCTGCTTTCGTTATTTAACAAAGCTGGCATTCACTTCTCCTGA